From a single Cyprinus carpio isolate SPL01 chromosome A3, ASM1834038v1, whole genome shotgun sequence genomic region:
- the LOC122135406 gene encoding noggin-1-like — protein sequence MDPPQCLVAVYLLLVSLAQCQHYYLLRPIPSDTLPLLELKEDPDPIYDPREKDLNETELRSALGDFDSRFLSVSPPQDRYTGNEDLEELDLQQQNPTGLMPKDIKSLDLDVQWGKKRKASKKLKRRLQMWLWSYSFCPVLYAWNDLGARFWPRFVRAGSCYSKRSCSVPEGMVCKPAKSTHITLLRWRCVQRRGALKCAWIPVQYPIITECKCSCAN from the coding sequence ATGGATCCCCCGCAGTGTTTGGTGGCCGTGTACCTGCTGCTGGTGTCCCTCGCTCAGTGTCAGCACTATTACCTCCTCAGACCCATCCCGAGTGACACTTTACCCCTGCTGGAGCTCAAGGAGGACCCCGACCCCATCTACGACCCGCGGGAGAAGGACTTAAACGAGACCGAGCTGAGAAGCGCGCTGGGGGACTTTGACAGCCGCTTCCTGTCCGTCAGTCCTCCTCAGGACCGCTACACAGGCAACGAGGACCTGGAAGAGCTGGACCTCCAGCAGCAGAACCCCACCGGGCTGATGCCCAAAGACATCAAGAGCCTTGACTTGGACGTGCAGTGGGGCAAGAAGCGCAAAGCCAGCAAGAAGCTGAAGCGCAGGCTGCAGATGTGGCTGTGGTCCTACTCGTTCTGCCCGGTGCTGTATGCGTGGAACGACCTCGGCGCGCGCTTCTGGCCGCGCTTCGTGCGCGCGGGGAGCTGCTACAGCAAGCGCTCGTGCTCGGTGCCGGAGGGGATGGTGTGCAAACCGGCCAAATCCACGCACATCACGCTGCTGCGGTGGAGGTGCGTGCAGAGGCGAGGCGCGCTCAAGTGCGCGTGGATACCGGTGCAGTATCCCATCATAACAGAGTGCAAATGCTCGTGCGCTAACTGA